CCTGCCAGGTACAGGCGCCATGCGCGGAAAAACTCCCGGTCAAACATGTTTTCGATCAGCGCCTGGTGTTCGTCGAAACGTCCTAGCCAATGGCGCAGTGTTTGCGCATAGTGCAGCCGCAGGTTCTCGATATCGAGAATGGAAAAATCCTGTGGTTCGAATATTTCCATCATTTCCGAAATTGACGGCGGGTAGGCGCCGGGGAAAATGCGTTTCTCGATCCATGCATTCATCAGCTTGGGGCGGTTGCGCCCGATGGAATGAATCAGGCCGCGGCCATCCTGTTTCAGTACGCGGTTAATGGTGCTGCCCAGCACCGACATGTTTTCAGCGCCGATATGTTCGAGCATGCCGATGGAAACAAACACGTCGTATTCGCCAGTGATATTGCGGTAGTCGTCTTCAACGTATTCAACAAGATGATCAAGACCCTGTTCCTTCGCCGCCTGTCTTGCGTAGGCGACCTGTTCACGGGAAATATTGTAGGCCTTGACCTTTACGCCGTAGTGTTTGGCCATGTAGCGCGCCAGTCCGCCCCAGCCGCACCCGGCTTCGACAACGGTTTCACCCGGTTGAAGCTGCAGCTTGCGGCAAACGTGTTCCAGCTTGGCCTCTTGTGCCTGTTCGAGCGTGAAATCCGGTTGGGCATAGTAGGCGCAGGTATATTGCATGTGCCGGTTATCCAGCCACAGCCGGTAAAAATCATTGCTGATATCGTAGTGATGATGAATATGCGTCTGCGCGTTGCGCAGCGTGTTGCGCCGCGGCTTGGGCGAGCGCAGGGTTGACCAGAATTTCTTGACCGGGCCACGGCTCTCACTGGCGTGGTTCATGGAGCCATAGATAATTTCGAAAAAGCGGATCAGGTCGCCCTTGAGCTGAATATGTCCGCTGGAGTACAGGTCGCCGAAATGTAATTCAGGGTTGCGAATCAGCTGGAACAGCGTGCCCCGGTTTCGGATGTAGAGCTCATCATGGTAGGTAAAGTGGCTGCCAGGGTGTTGCTTGCTCAAGCGGGTACCATCCCAGAGTATGATTTCCAGGTTGGGGCAGCCCAGTTTTTTCAGAATCAGGTCAACCAGGCTGTGATCCAGAGCGGTGCTCTTGCGCCGGTCGGTGCCTGGCGCTGAGTGTTCTTGATCGAGCTCGCGCCCATTTGCCCAGATAGCCTTGTCTCTTGCTCTCACGAACGAATTCCTCCCGGTTTCCTTGTGTTATTGTATTAATGTGCAAATGCCGAAAAAGCAGGAAAAACCGCTATGGCAACAGCTGAACGACGTATCCTAAAAGGATTTTTCGGTGCTGGCAACCAGCCGGGTGCGGGTGGTTTTTCCGGTCAGGAGGAGCCGCCTGGCTCCGGGCCGGTCTTGCGTCGGTAGCCCCGGGGCCGTATGGCAACGGTGTTGCTGATGCGTGCACAAAGCTGCCCGTGTTTGTCATAGTAGCCCATTTCAAAGGTGGGCGTACTGCGACCACGGGATTCCAGTTCCTTGCGGATGATTTTTTCCTGCTCAGGCGGAAAGTCAAAGCGCAGCTCCAGATCGGTCGTGGCAGGGTGCTCAAACTCGATGGTGAGTGCGCGCGTCCAGACGGCATAACCGGGAAATACCCGGGAGCAGGCTATGGCTGGAATCGGGTCGGCAACGCTGGCCTGGGAGCCGCCGAACATGGAGCCGCCCATGTTGCGTGTGAAGCGTGTTAACGGCAGCTTTACCCGGACCTTGCGCCAGTGGTTTTGCTGACTGATACGGATGCCGGTCAGCCAGAATGGCGGAAAGAATTCCAGGTCACGGCGCTTGCGGGCGCCAAAAAATCTGAGTAATCGAAACGGGTTCATGCGCCCAGTATAATGAACCTGGTGTTTGTTGTTTAGCCTGAATTCAGCAATACGAGGAAAGATTATGGATGATGAAAGATTGCCAGTGGACAAGCACGCGGTAATTCGGGTGGTTCCCTATCCCCAGGATACCAATCCCGCCGGGGATATATTTGGTGGCTGGATCATGTCCCATGTAGATGTGGCGGGCAGCATCGCTGCGTCAAAACATGCCAGGGGCAGGGTAGTGACTGTTTCCGTCAATGCATTTCATTTTCGCAAACCGGTGTTTGTCGGCGACCTGGTCAGTTGCTACGCGGACATTGTTCGGGTTGGTAACAGTTCGATTACCGTGGATGTTGAGGTATATGCTGAACGAGGCTGGCGCGAAGGCGCCAATATGGGTCAATGTCACAAGGTGACGGAAGCTACTTTAACTTATGTAGCGATTGACGATAAGCGCCGGCCACGCTCTGTTGCAAAAGACTGAAGTGCAGCGACGGTTTTTTGTTGCCCGAATAGTCTGCCGGTTGTAACTGCGATTTTCCTGGTGTGGAAGCGTATGTAGGGGCAGTTTTTGGCGTACCACTTGTTGTTTGCCGGGTGAGCCCGTTAATGGCGTTCTTGGTCTGGATGATTTCATCCAGGCTTTGCTTGAATATCTCGACCACTTCAGGCGAAAAATGCAAACCGCTCTGGCTGATGATGGTTTCCATGGCGCGATCAAGGCTCCAGGCCGGTTTATACGGTCGTTCGCTGGTCAGGGCATCAAAAACATCTGCCAGTGCAACAATACGGCCGGGCAAGGCAATTTCACCCCGCTTGAGTCCGTAGGGGTAACCGGTACCATCCCATTTTTCATGATGCGTCAGTGCTATAACGCTGGCCATTTTCATGACCTCGGACTCATGTCCCGACAGCAACTGCGCGCCGATAATAGTGTGGGATTTCATTGATTGCCATTCGTCGCCGTTTAGTTTCCCTTTTTTAAGCAGGATGGAGTCCGGGATGCTGATTTTGCCAATATCGTGCATCGGGCTGGCCTTGTAGATGACCTCGGCCTCCGCATCAGTCATGCCCATACCCCTGGCGAGAATGCGCGCGTAGCTGGACATGCGTTCCAGGTGTTCAGCCGTTTCATTGTCACGAAAATGCACCGCCGTCATCAGCCGGTTGATGGCATCTTCGCCGGCATTTTCGATGTTATGACTTTGTAGCCGGATTTTTGCATTGAGCAAGTCAATATGTTCCATGGCTTCAAGTTGACTGAAGCGCAGGCGCAGGAAGTTGGCCACTCGCGAAACCAGCTCCCGGTTGTGAAGATCCTTGAGCACGACATCGGTAGCACCAAAGTTCAATGCTTCGATTCGGGTCTCGCTGTCGATGGCGGAGGAAATGATGATTATCGGCAGGTGTTCATTACCGGCTTCTTGCCGGATGACCCGCAGAATCTCCACACCGCTCATTTCGGGCATGTTGTAGTCCAGCAGCAGCAGGTCAAACTGATGCTGGCGGTGCAGGCTATGCACTTTCAGTGCGCTATCTGTTGTGTGCACCTGGGTAAATCCGGAACTTTTGAGAAGTTTCTGGATAATAAAAAGATGATCCGAATTGTCGTCGGCTATGAGTATGCGGGCGTTTAGATAGCTTTTACTGGATATCATTCCAGGCTTCCTGATGGATTCCGTTCCGGAAATGAGTGACTCAATAGGCTAAATGTAGTGCTTAGTGATTTGGTAATCTATAAGGGGACTGTAAACGAGTTAAAATTATGGAGCCGGGTCTCGAATAACCAATCTTATGCTCCAAAAAAAAGAAATGCCGCTTAAAAAGCGGCAAAAAGAGTTGAAGGTTGGGAGGAAAAGAAAACGGTACAGTGTCGTCAGCCTTGCCCGGTTCAGGCAGCCTTGCTGGCTGCAACGGAGCGCGCCTGCTTGTGTTCGGCGTAGCGGCTGACGTAGTCGGCCAGTGAAATTCGATTCATGAAGTCATACAGGTCGGTGCTGAATTCATTCCACATGGCATGAATCGGGCTGCGGCTGCTGTGATACAGGGTATCGATCATATCAGGATCGGAAATCGGCCCCTTTTCATCGATAGCGGTAACGATATCGGCAATACTGATATCTTCAGCCGGGCGAGCCAGGCAATAGCCGCCGCCGGGACCGCGTACGCCGGAGACCAGGTCTTCCTTGCGCAGGCGGGCAAAAATCTGTTCCAGGTACGAAAGCGAAATACCCTGGTCATGGGTCAGTTCGGTCAGGGTCATCGGGCCTTTTTCGGCATTCAGTGCCAGGTTCATCATGGCGGTTACGGCGAAACGGCCTTTGCGAGATAGTCTCATTGCATCATTCTCCCCAAAAGTTCACACTCAATTCGGTTGCAGCCATATACTTGACTAAATTTGTCAACATTCTAAATTGTTGATGGATTTAGTCAAGTATTTTCTGATTACGGGAATGGGGGCGACTGTTTATCCAAGCCTATGTTTTTACGGGTCATTCTCCATAATTTCATGTAATTTGATGTTTTTACATTGTAAAAGTTTGTCAATCTCATGCTGTATGTCATAGCCGGAATCGCATTACTGCTTGCCCTGATCGGCCCGCAATGGTGGACCGCCTGGGTGATGCGTCGCCATGGCGCCAGGCGCGACGATTTGCCCGGAACCGGCGCCGAGCTGGCGCGCCACCTGCTGGATCGGTTTGACCTGAAAGACGTCAAGGTGGAACAAACCGAGCGCGGTGATCATTACGACCCGACCGCACGCACCGTGCGCCTGGGCCCCGACCACTTTGACGGCAAGTCGCTCACCGCCGTGGCCGTGGCCAGCCACGAGGTGGGCCACGCGCTGCAACATGCCCAGGGCTATCGTCCGCTGGTATGGCGAACCCGCATGGCAGTCTGGGCCGGGTCGGTCGAGCGCCTGGGTGCGGGCATGATGGTGGCAATACCGGTGATTTCGCTGATTTCAAAAAATCCACGTATGGGCTTGATCCTGCTGGCCGTCGGAATATTCAGCATGTTCCTGGCCACGCTCGTGCACCTGGTAACCCTGCCGGTGGAATGGAACGCCAGTTTTCGCCGGGCCCTGCCTGTTCTTGAAGAAGGCTACTTGTCGCCACGGGACATGCCGGCGGCACGACAGGTATTGCGCGCCGCGGCCTGGACCTACGTCGCCGGGTCGCTGGCCAGCCTGTTGAACATAGCACGCTGGATCGCTATTTTGCGTCGACGTTAATGGCCTTGTGCCGAAAACCAAGCGTGCTAGGCTTGGGCCCGGAAACACGACAAGAATAACCTGCAACCATTACGAACTTCGGAGCGATCATGCGCAGCGATACGCCTCAGACCATATATCTCAAGGACTACCAGCCACCGGCATTTCTCATTGATACCGTCGATCTCGAATTTGATCTTGGCGCTGACTTCAGCACGGTGAGTTCCGCGCTGGTGTTGCGCCGTAACCCGGAGGCTGCCGACAGCAACGCGGCGCTGGAGCTGGACGGTGAAGACATGGAGCTGGTCAGCGTTACCCTGGACGACAAGCTGCTGGATGCAGCGGCGTACCAGTTGAGCGAAGAGAAACTGGTCATTGCCGATGTACCGGATGCGTTTACGCTGAAGATCGTGACCCGCATCAAGCCGCAGCAAAACACGCGGCTCGAAGGCCTGTATATGTCCGACGGCATGTATTGCACCCAGTGTGAAGCCGAGGGCTTCCGTCGTATTACCTATTATATAGATCGTCCCGATGTGATGGCGAAATTCACCACGTCCATTACCGCCGACAAGGGCGCCTACCCGATCCTGCTTTCCAACGGCAACTGCATTGATAGCGGCGACCTGGATGGCGGTCGTCACTGGGCAAAATGGGAAGACCCGTTCAAGAAGCCGTCCTACCTGTTTGCGCTGGTAGCCGGTGACCTCGATTGTCTTGAAGATACCTATACGACCAGCAGTGGTCGCAAGGTGGACCTGCGCATCTACGTGGACCGGGGCAACCTGGACAAGACCGACCACGCCATGGCATCGGTCAAGCACGCGATGAAATGGGACGAGGATGTGTTCGGTCTCGAGTACGACCTGGATATCTACATGATCGTGGCGGCCAATGCCTTCAACATGGGCGCCATGGAAAACAAGGGCCTGAATATTTTTAACTCCGCCTATGTGCTGGCGCGACCCGATACCGCCACCGATGTTGACTACGAAGGTATTGAAGGTGTTATCGCCCATGAATACTTTCACAACTGGACCGGTAACCGTATCACCTGTCGTGACTGGTTCCAGTTGAGTCTCAAGGAAGGGCTGACCGTTTTTCGTGACCAGCAATTCACCGCGGACATGACATCACACCCGGTCAAGCGTATTAGCGACGTGCGCATGTTGCGCGCCCGCCAGTTTACCGAGGATGCAGGCCCCATGGCACACCCGGTGCGACCTGATTCGTATGTCGAGATCAACAACTTCTATACTGTAACCGTGTATGAAAAAGGCGCCGAGGTAGTGCGCATGTATCATACCTTGCTGGGCGCCGATGGTTTCCGCAAGGGCATGGATCTCTACTTTCAGCGACACGATGGCCAGGCGGTAACAACCGATGACTTTGCTGCGGCCATGGCCGATGCCAACGGTTTTGATGTCAGCCAGTTCCTGTTGTGGTACCAGCAAGCCGGCACGCCGAGTCTCACGGTGACCGGCAGCTATGATGACAAGAACAAGACCTACAGCCTGACCATGAAACAGCATTGCCCCGATACGCCGGGACAAAAGGGAAAGAAACCCATGTTGATCCCGGTGGCCATGGGCTTGCTCGACAAGCAGGGCAAGGACATGGCGCTGCAACTTCAGGGTGAAGCCAGGCCCGGTGCTACCAGCCGTATCCTGTCGCTGACTGAAGCGGAACAGGTGTTCACGTTTGTCAATGTCAATGAAAAGCCGTTGCCATCATTGCTGCGCGGTTTTTCGGCACCGGTCAAGCTGGATGTTGATCTTGATGACACCGAGCTGGCTTTTGTTGCCGGCCATGACAGTGACGCCTTCAATCGTTGGGATGCCGGGCAAAAACTGGCCGAGCGCATCCTGCTGCGCCTGGTTGATGCAAGCAAGCACGACAACCCGTTGCAGGCGGAGCCGTACTTCATTGAGGCCATGCGCAACACGCTTGCCGACAGCTCGCTGGACCAGGCGCTGATTGCCGAGGCAATGATCTTGCCATCCGAGGCGTATCTTGCCGAGTTGTGTGATGTGGCCGATCCCGATGCCATCCACCAGGCGCGCCAATTCCTGCGTTCGGAAATCGCCGCGCAACTGAAACCGGAACTGGCGGCCATGTATGAAAAAACGGCAACCACGGACCCGTATCGATACAACGCTGCCGAGGCCGGTCGCCGACGCCTGCACAATGTTTGTCTTGCCTATCTCGCCGAGACCTATGAAGACGAACAAATCCAGCGCTGTTACCAGCAATTCCAGGATGCCGACAACATGACTGACCAGTTGGCGGCCATGGGTGCATTGAGTAATTGTGATGTGCCGGAGCGCGAACATGCGCTGGCGGAATTTTATGAGCACTGGCAAACCGAGCCGCTGGTAGTAAACAAGTGGCTCAGCATCCAGGCCATGTCACATCGACAAAATACCATGGCCGAAGTGCACAGGCTGATGGATCACCCGGCGTTTGATATCAAGAACCCCAACAAGGTGCGCGCATTGATCGGCACGTTCAGTCATGGCAACCCGGTGCGCCTGCACGACCGCAGTGGTGAAGGCTATCGCTTCCTGGCTGACCAGGTACTGGTATTGAATGAACTCAACCCGCAAATCGCCGCGCGACTGGTATCGGTATTCAATCGCTGGCGCAAGTACGACGACGACCGGCAGTTGCTGATGCGCGCCGAACTGGAGCGCATCCTGGGTGCCGGCAAGCTGTCCAAGGACGTATACGAAATTGTCTCCAAGGCGCTGGGCTAAAGGCCGGTGCGGCCATGCCGGCAGCATCATCATGCTGCTGGCACTGTTGCCGGTATCCGTATTCGCCGCAAGCCGTGATGAAGCGATCACGCTGAAGAACTGGATAACGCACCCGCGCATCCTTGAGGTCAAGAGCCTTTATCGTGAAACAGCTGAAGGCATCAAGTCAGGTGTGCTGATCGTCGAGAACAGGCAATACGACATCACGTCATCATCGTGTGGCACTAACCCGATTCGCAGCCATCGGCTGGTCAAGGACAAAGCCGGCAATATCAGGATGTATGGCCGGGTAGAACTCGCCAGCGGCGGCGAACCGCTGACCATCGATCGCTACTACGACACCGGTGGCGCCTTACGCTTTGTCACCATCGGCACCATTATGGCCAGCCATCGTATTTATCTGGATGAAACCGGCAAGGTGTTCTGGTCCCTCGACAAGGACTTCGTCAAGTATCGCCAGGCCAAATTCTCCAACCAGGACCGCGAGACAAAACCATTGAAGGCAGAAGCAGCAGGCAAGCTGTTTGACGAGAAACAGGCGTGCCCATTGAAGTAGACCATGTGAGATAACAATGAAAACCGTTACGTTTGCAAACAAAACAATTATACCAACCAAGATCGTATGTATCGGCCTTAACTATGTCGATCACATCAAGGAACTGAACAACCAGGTGCCGACGCAGCAGGTGTTGTTCATGAAGCCCAACTCCGCAATTGGCGACGAGCTGGTCGCAGACCCGAAGGATGTTATCCATTATGAGGGCGAAGTCTCGCTGCTGGTGGAAGGCGGGCGTTATACCGCGGTGGCATTTGGTCTGGATCTCACCAAGCGTGACCTGCAATCGAGTCTGCGCAAGCAAGGACATCCGTGGGAACGCGCCAAAGGTTTTGATGGCGCTGCCGTGTTCAGCAAATTT
This region of Gammaproteobacteria bacterium genomic DNA includes:
- a CDS encoding acyl-CoA thioesterase, translating into MDDERLPVDKHAVIRVVPYPQDTNPAGDIFGGWIMSHVDVAGSIAASKHARGRVVTVSVNAFHFRKPVFVGDLVSCYADIVRVGNSSITVDVEVYAERGWREGANMGQCHKVTEATLTYVAIDDKRRPRSVAKD
- a CDS encoding Rrf2 family transcriptional regulator, giving the protein MRLSRKGRFAVTAMMNLALNAEKGPMTLTELTHDQGISLSYLEQIFARLRKEDLVSGVRGPGGGYCLARPAEDISIADIVTAIDEKGPISDPDMIDTLYHSSRSPIHAMWNEFSTDLYDFMNRISLADYVSRYAEHKQARSVAASKAA
- a CDS encoding cyclopropane-fatty-acyl-phospholipid synthase family protein, with protein sequence MRARDKAIWANGRELDQEHSAPGTDRRKSTALDHSLVDLILKKLGCPNLEIILWDGTRLSKQHPGSHFTYHDELYIRNRGTLFQLIRNPELHFGDLYSSGHIQLKGDLIRFFEIIYGSMNHASESRGPVKKFWSTLRSPKPRRNTLRNAQTHIHHHYDISNDFYRLWLDNRHMQYTCAYYAQPDFTLEQAQEAKLEHVCRKLQLQPGETVVEAGCGWGGLARYMAKHYGVKVKAYNISREQVAYARQAAKEQGLDHLVEYVEDDYRNITGEYDVFVSIGMLEHIGAENMSVLGSTINRVLKQDGRGLIHSIGRNRPKLMNAWIEKRIFPGAYPPSISEMMEIFEPQDFSILDIENLRLHYAQTLRHWLGRFDEHQALIENMFDREFFRAWRLYLAGSVAAFTAGDLQLFQALFSRPTLNTMPLTRDHLYRTEK
- the pepN gene encoding aminopeptidase N translates to MRSDTPQTIYLKDYQPPAFLIDTVDLEFDLGADFSTVSSALVLRRNPEAADSNAALELDGEDMELVSVTLDDKLLDAAAYQLSEEKLVIADVPDAFTLKIVTRIKPQQNTRLEGLYMSDGMYCTQCEAEGFRRITYYIDRPDVMAKFTTSITADKGAYPILLSNGNCIDSGDLDGGRHWAKWEDPFKKPSYLFALVAGDLDCLEDTYTTSSGRKVDLRIYVDRGNLDKTDHAMASVKHAMKWDEDVFGLEYDLDIYMIVAANAFNMGAMENKGLNIFNSAYVLARPDTATDVDYEGIEGVIAHEYFHNWTGNRITCRDWFQLSLKEGLTVFRDQQFTADMTSHPVKRISDVRMLRARQFTEDAGPMAHPVRPDSYVEINNFYTVTVYEKGAEVVRMYHTLLGADGFRKGMDLYFQRHDGQAVTTDDFAAAMADANGFDVSQFLLWYQQAGTPSLTVTGSYDDKNKTYSLTMKQHCPDTPGQKGKKPMLIPVAMGLLDKQGKDMALQLQGEARPGATSRILSLTEAEQVFTFVNVNEKPLPSLLRGFSAPVKLDVDLDDTELAFVAGHDSDAFNRWDAGQKLAERILLRLVDASKHDNPLQAEPYFIEAMRNTLADSSLDQALIAEAMILPSEAYLAELCDVADPDAIHQARQFLRSEIAAQLKPELAAMYEKTATTDPYRYNAAEAGRRRLHNVCLAYLAETYEDEQIQRCYQQFQDADNMTDQLAAMGALSNCDVPEREHALAEFYEHWQTEPLVVNKWLSIQAMSHRQNTMAEVHRLMDHPAFDIKNPNKVRALIGTFSHGNPVRLHDRSGEGYRFLADQVLVLNELNPQIAARLVSVFNRWRKYDDDRQLLMRAELERILGAGKLSKDVYEIVSKALG
- a CDS encoding DUF4442 domain-containing protein translates to MNPFRLLRFFGARKRRDLEFFPPFWLTGIRISQQNHWRKVRVKLPLTRFTRNMGGSMFGGSQASVADPIPAIACSRVFPGYAVWTRALTIEFEHPATTDLELRFDFPPEQEKIIRKELESRGRSTPTFEMGYYDKHGQLCARISNTVAIRPRGYRRKTGPEPGGSS
- a CDS encoding response regulator encodes the protein MISSKSYLNARILIADDNSDHLFIIQKLLKSSGFTQVHTTDSALKVHSLHRQHQFDLLLLDYNMPEMSGVEILRVIRQEAGNEHLPIIIISSAIDSETRIEALNFGATDVVLKDLHNRELVSRVANFLRLRFSQLEAMEHIDLLNAKIRLQSHNIENAGEDAINRLMTAVHFRDNETAEHLERMSSYARILARGMGMTDAEAEVIYKASPMHDIGKISIPDSILLKKGKLNGDEWQSMKSHTIIGAQLLSGHESEVMKMASVIALTHHEKWDGTGYPYGLKRGEIALPGRIVALADVFDALTSERPYKPAWSLDRAMETIISQSGLHFSPEVVEIFKQSLDEIIQTKNAINGLTRQTTSGTPKTAPTYASTPGKSQLQPADYSGNKKPSLHFSLLQQSVAGAYRQSLHKLK
- a CDS encoding zinc metallopeptidase, which codes for MLYVIAGIALLLALIGPQWWTAWVMRRHGARRDDLPGTGAELARHLLDRFDLKDVKVEQTERGDHYDPTARTVRLGPDHFDGKSLTAVAVASHEVGHALQHAQGYRPLVWRTRMAVWAGSVERLGAGMMVAIPVISLISKNPRMGLILLAVGIFSMFLATLVHLVTLPVEWNASFRRALPVLEEGYLSPRDMPAARQVLRAAAWTYVAGSLASLLNIARWIAILRRR
- a CDS encoding fumarylacetoacetate hydrolase family protein, with amino-acid sequence MKTVTFANKTIIPTKIVCIGLNYVDHIKELNNQVPTQQVLFMKPNSAIGDELVADPKDVIHYEGEVSLLVEGGRYTAVAFGLDLTKRDLQSSLRKQGHPWERAKGFDGAAVFSKFVEFDGDVTGLRLELHINDTLVQSGGYELMINKPEDILTEVQSFTTLNDGDIIMTGTPQGVGPMVAGDRYVGKVFSGDELLVEAEWVVR